A region of Gordonia westfalica DNA encodes the following proteins:
- a CDS encoding DUF7620 family protein, which translates to MWGFKTKGASAHEVDARSKRNARSAEEARSESARLAERARPVQRELRDQLERNHWAELIFGRLN; encoded by the coding sequence ATGTGGGGATTCAAGACCAAGGGGGCGAGCGCGCACGAAGTTGATGCGCGCTCGAAGCGAAACGCGCGATCGGCCGAAGAAGCCCGGTCCGAAAGCGCACGGCTCGCCGAACGGGCGCGGCCGGTACAGCGGGAGCTTCGTGACCAGTTGGAACGCAACCACTGGGCCGAGCTGATCTTCGGAAGGCTGAACTAG
- a CDS encoding phage gene 29 protein family protein gives MSFKQWADMSDEEREAEAQAVSVLFIGLPGVVGAPLVMGPDYWVDVARHLVECGVRLVADSIKHYEPGDSLEASKAAGKWCYDSHEPDETYEQRIARLADEEHQNYLAKVEEMKARQANTQERVVQAEAVAFAAEVKRRKADGTFDGSPHAGINPEAL, from the coding sequence GTGTCTTTCAAGCAGTGGGCTGACATGTCCGATGAGGAACGTGAAGCCGAAGCGCAGGCGGTGTCGGTGTTGTTTATCGGCCTGCCTGGTGTGGTGGGTGCCCCGCTGGTGATGGGACCCGACTATTGGGTGGATGTTGCCCGCCATCTGGTGGAGTGCGGTGTCCGGCTGGTGGCGGATTCGATCAAGCACTATGAACCGGGGGACAGCTTGGAGGCGTCGAAGGCTGCGGGGAAGTGGTGTTACGACTCGCATGAGCCGGATGAAACGTATGAGCAGCGGATCGCCCGGCTGGCTGATGAGGAGCATCAGAACTATCTGGCGAAGGTGGAGGAGATGAAGGCCCGCCAGGCGAATACGCAGGAGCGGGTGGTGCAGGCAGAGGCTGTGGCGTTCGCCGCGGAGGTGAAGCGCCGCAAGGCGGATGGAACGTTCGACGGTTCCCCGCACGCCGGCATCAACCCCGAAGCTCTCTAA
- a CDS encoding putative phage holin, whose amino-acid sequence MELIADWALVVLAVLATVYTICYAAWQYWWKERVSLIYLGKSTLMSLVFLQISASVWAGTDYPGRAWIRFILYSGGAVMMLALLVMLLVLQYKTRRDRWAAGDFRRPWQVWRDEIRAWWAGRS is encoded by the coding sequence GTGGAGCTGATAGCCGACTGGGCACTTGTGGTGCTCGCCGTGCTGGCCACCGTCTACACCATCTGCTACGCCGCATGGCAGTACTGGTGGAAGGAGCGGGTGTCACTCATCTACCTAGGCAAGTCGACCCTGATGTCGCTGGTCTTTCTCCAGATCTCGGCGTCAGTGTGGGCGGGTACTGACTATCCGGGGCGGGCGTGGATTCGATTCATCCTGTACTCGGGTGGCGCCGTGATGATGCTCGCGCTCCTGGTGATGCTGCTGGTGTTGCAGTACAAGACCCGCCGTGACCGTTGGGCGGCAGGCGACTTCCGCCGGCCATGGCAAGTGTGGCGCGACGAGATCCGAGCATGGTGGGCAGGACGGTCATGA
- a CDS encoding peptidoglycan recognition protein family protein, with protein sequence MADPVWLPDVLRAEGLKVDIYPGAFERGHGDFGTIWGPFMHHTGSFGETPRGIAQHSSLGLASQLHLAPNGVVTLCGVGVAWHAGTGSWPGIPANNGNAVTIGIEAAHNGTAAWSEAQYGAYLKVVRAINKRLGNPWNKVVAHKEYGAIQGKWDPGNLDMKLFRQRLLQAPDKPLVVMNMIELEAKENPWVGVRKAKPGAGGERKVGRDGKGRFVEYENAHIYFHPATGAHAIPHGGLFEAYAERKWETGELGFPVRDFTKLADGAVMAFQGGVLYRKDGKDHHVVKGVIGQRWALEGYEKGPLGWPTSDEISNGTGGKRQAFEHGVLEWDPSGAVKKIGDAAKDLTLVNAAGIPLAVEAVDLIAA encoded by the coding sequence ATGGCTGATCCCGTTTGGCTTCCCGACGTGCTGCGCGCCGAGGGCCTGAAGGTTGACATCTATCCCGGCGCGTTCGAACGCGGGCACGGCGACTTCGGCACTATCTGGGGTCCGTTCATGCACCACACCGGCTCGTTCGGCGAGACGCCGCGGGGTATCGCGCAGCACTCGTCTCTCGGGCTCGCGTCGCAACTCCACCTCGCGCCGAACGGTGTTGTCACGCTGTGCGGCGTCGGCGTCGCATGGCACGCGGGCACCGGCTCGTGGCCGGGCATCCCCGCGAACAACGGCAACGCCGTGACGATCGGCATCGAGGCCGCACACAACGGCACCGCGGCATGGTCGGAGGCCCAGTACGGCGCATACCTGAAGGTCGTCCGGGCCATCAACAAGCGCCTCGGCAACCCGTGGAACAAGGTCGTCGCGCACAAGGAGTACGGCGCGATCCAGGGCAAGTGGGACCCCGGGAACCTCGACATGAAGCTGTTCCGTCAGCGGCTCCTCCAGGCACCGGATAAGCCGCTCGTGGTCATGAACATGATCGAGCTCGAGGCCAAGGAGAATCCGTGGGTCGGCGTCCGTAAGGCGAAGCCCGGCGCCGGGGGTGAGCGCAAGGTCGGCCGCGACGGTAAGGGCCGGTTCGTCGAGTACGAGAACGCGCACATCTACTTTCACCCGGCGACCGGCGCGCACGCCATCCCGCACGGCGGCCTGTTCGAGGCGTACGCCGAGCGCAAGTGGGAGACCGGCGAACTCGGCTTCCCGGTGCGCGACTTCACCAAGCTCGCCGACGGCGCAGTCATGGCGTTCCAGGGTGGCGTGCTCTACCGCAAGGACGGCAAGGACCACCACGTCGTGAAGGGCGTCATCGGCCAGCGCTGGGCGCTCGAGGGCTACGAGAAGGGCCCGCTCGGCTGGCCGACGTCGGACGAGATCTCGAACGGCACGGGCGGCAAGCGTCAGGCGTTCGAGCACGGCGTCCTCGAGTGGGACCCCTCAGGCGCGGTGAAGAAGATCGGCGACGCCGCGAAGGATCTCACTCTCGTCAACGCGGCCGGCATCCCGCTGGCCGTCGAAGCAGTCGACCTCATCGCGGCCTGA